The Paenibacillus uliginis N3/975 genome has a window encoding:
- a CDS encoding ABC transporter permease produces the protein MNNASSALKVAAGIFLTIALITIVVILFISAQEATKTAQNNFSDIQTELSQAAFTVYDGTTISGSQVTNALRKYKDKDQFGIMIKTGKNPGGQWYGNVLNTEGSVEHPDSRQGALAQTLNEKSSEYVNPSGKFKATIVKDTSNVIRGIIFVQ, from the coding sequence ATGAATAATGCTTCATCGGCTCTTAAAGTGGCAGCTGGTATTTTCCTGACCATCGCATTGATTACCATTGTAGTAATTTTGTTTATATCTGCCCAGGAAGCAACCAAAACCGCACAAAATAATTTTTCGGATATTCAGACTGAGCTGTCCCAGGCAGCTTTTACTGTATATGACGGAACAACAATCAGCGGATCGCAAGTAACGAATGCACTCCGCAAGTACAAAGATAAGGACCAATTCGGCATTATGATTAAAACAGGTAAAAACCCTGGAGGACAATGGTACGGTAATGTGTTGAATACGGAAGGTTCCGTAGAGCATCCAGACTCCCGTCAAGGCGCCTTAGCACAAACCTTAAATGAAAAAAGTTCTGAGTATGTTAATCCCAGCGGTAAGTTTAAGGCAACGATTGTC
- a CDS encoding ATPase, T2SS/T4P/T4SS family, translated as MLSGPLMNSLWIGLILFLVALFIYIRWMSKAKIRAHPQLGPDQLSLQAMTEFVKETLHQMTHSQLSDLGLHEEEYRRRLSKRSELRRALKGCVSGSVLDKQYVKEFLKELLVKSLKLNESNINVGIPFENHEALSPQDKFEIILYLYKQQYRDEALSKLIETYDLSKPRIIPGYGEDVVYAVTAEDIADIYANEIRSLTLPEKLDIVVQRIYQQYKGFSVIDEIRDQRIDGVSGGVSGMLGDSSGMPLRAEQLPLGWGNGDTPVSECESVWLFFRGISIHMGFLSFGNVRELKRVCQNIYKYNHPGQLSEASGYKVNEMKDGSRVVVVRPPFSESWAFFVRKFDVSSTSLEQLITGRGAEIPIGLLQFLMKGSRITAVTGAQGSGKTTLLMAMVRHIYASYTLRVQEMAFELHLRKIYSRRNILSFRETEHISGQDGLDLQKKTDGTVNILGEVASDEVASWMIQMSQVASLFTVFTHHAKTFKDLVQSLRNSLLKSGVFRQEDIAEQQVVSVINFDVHLKRDAFGNRYIERITECIPCDKEPFPDWHNPEKHTGTEELARRYVAISSEHFRRQNNTTLYISNNVVEYRDGRYVVAASLSERSVREMEEQMQPQDIEAFRCYIQTNWGGTP; from the coding sequence ATGCTCTCAGGGCCGCTGATGAATTCGCTCTGGATAGGTTTAATCCTTTTTTTGGTTGCACTGTTTATATATATTCGCTGGATGAGTAAAGCAAAGATCAGAGCTCACCCGCAGCTCGGTCCAGATCAGCTTTCTTTACAGGCGATGACGGAATTTGTGAAGGAGACGCTCCATCAGATGACACACAGTCAGCTTTCGGATCTAGGCCTGCATGAAGAGGAATATCGCAGGCGTTTAAGTAAGAGAAGCGAGCTGCGTCGCGCGCTCAAAGGTTGTGTGTCCGGTAGTGTGCTTGACAAACAGTATGTTAAAGAGTTTTTGAAAGAGCTGTTGGTCAAAAGTTTGAAGTTAAATGAGTCGAATATTAATGTCGGGATTCCGTTTGAGAATCATGAAGCTTTGTCCCCTCAGGATAAATTCGAAATCATACTTTATTTGTACAAACAGCAGTACCGGGATGAAGCATTATCTAAATTGATTGAAACCTATGATTTATCGAAACCGAGGATTATACCGGGTTATGGTGAGGACGTTGTTTATGCGGTGACGGCTGAAGATATAGCAGACATATATGCAAATGAAATACGCTCGTTAACTCTACCCGAGAAGCTGGACATTGTTGTACAGCGAATTTATCAACAGTACAAAGGTTTTTCCGTCATTGATGAGATTCGAGATCAACGCATCGATGGCGTTAGTGGAGGAGTTAGTGGAATGCTTGGTGATTCTTCAGGGATGCCGTTACGTGCGGAGCAACTGCCGCTTGGCTGGGGGAATGGTGATACTCCGGTCTCCGAATGTGAAAGTGTGTGGTTATTTTTTCGAGGTATTTCCATTCATATGGGATTTCTGTCCTTTGGAAATGTACGGGAATTAAAGCGGGTATGCCAGAACATTTATAAATACAATCATCCCGGTCAGTTGTCAGAGGCTAGCGGTTATAAAGTGAATGAGATGAAGGACGGATCACGTGTTGTCGTTGTACGTCCTCCGTTTTCTGAATCATGGGCTTTTTTTGTTCGGAAGTTTGATGTGAGCAGTACTAGCCTAGAGCAGCTCATCACAGGCAGAGGTGCAGAAATTCCTATTGGTTTGCTGCAATTTCTAATGAAGGGAAGTCGGATTACAGCTGTCACCGGAGCACAGGGATCGGGCAAAACCACTCTACTCATGGCAATGGTAAGACACATCTATGCCTCTTATACGCTGCGTGTACAAGAGATGGCTTTCGAGCTTCACCTAAGAAAAATATACAGCAGGCGCAATATATTGAGTTTTCGAGAAACGGAACATATCAGTGGTCAGGACGGTCTGGATCTTCAGAAGAAAACGGATGGAACCGTGAACATCCTAGGGGAAGTTGCAAGTGATGAAGTAGCCTCATGGATGATCCAGATGTCACAGGTTGCAAGCTTGTTTACTGTCTTTACACATCACGCAAAGACGTTTAAAGATCTTGTTCAGTCACTTAGGAACTCTCTATTGAAGAGTGGAGTGTTTCGTCAGGAGGATATTGCAGAGCAGCAGGTGGTAAGTGTAATCAACTTCGACGTTCACCTGAAACGGGATGCATTCGGCAATCGTTATATTGAGCGCATTACGGAGTGCATTCCTTGTGACAAAGAGCCATTTCCGGACTGGCATAATCCAGAGAAACATACAGGTACAGAGGAATTGGCCCGAAGGTATGTGGCTATAAGCTCCGAGCATTTCCGCAGGCAGAACAATACTACATTATATATTTCAAACAATGTGGTTGAATACCGCGATGGACGGTATGTGGTTGCAGCATCTTTATCTGAGCGTAGCGTGAGAGAGATGGAGGAACAGATGCAGCCTCAAGATATCGAAGCTTTCAGGTGTTATATCCAGACCAACTGGGGAGGGACGCCGTGA
- a CDS encoding SAF domain-containing protein, producing the protein MPIITRRSKKMLYAGLAGAGFMSVVLAGGFYFIQSDNVNRHADETRKYQLRIEALEEAQIGDLKSMRTAWVPRKDIPAGHFIDNKDLQEIRLPLEASPDNLPTRKEDVAGKGVKIELRQGTPITLGMLFEEEITPRDLRNREMKSIWLPSNLRQEDVVDIRIQFPTGQDYIILAKKRIDKLSNPAFWTTLSEQEILLFSSAMVDAYIHKASIYALTYVEPEMQEKAVPNYPPNQEVIQLIKSDPNIVRRAEQQLETSVRTALDRDLSKVSPNEPIPFVRQDEISYNQGTQDFDTWTSGNYTASNTDDSLTTSPSSVTEETGADERKDRSDEMKDILGVQGQAEENVSSIQQKDDMEAIFTSP; encoded by the coding sequence ATGCCAATCATTACACGGCGCAGCAAAAAAATGCTGTATGCCGGACTTGCTGGAGCTGGATTCATGAGTGTTGTTCTAGCAGGGGGATTTTATTTTATCCAAAGTGACAATGTCAATCGTCATGCGGATGAAACACGGAAATATCAGCTGAGGATTGAGGCATTGGAAGAGGCACAGATCGGTGACCTGAAATCGATGAGGACGGCTTGGGTTCCGCGCAAGGACATTCCGGCAGGGCACTTTATTGATAATAAAGATTTGCAAGAAATCCGTCTGCCATTAGAAGCCTCTCCCGATAATCTTCCGACTAGAAAAGAAGATGTTGCTGGGAAGGGCGTGAAGATTGAGCTTCGGCAGGGAACGCCGATTACACTTGGAATGCTGTTTGAAGAAGAAATCACTCCCCGAGATTTACGGAACCGGGAAATGAAGTCGATATGGCTACCCAGCAATTTGAGACAAGAAGATGTGGTGGATATCCGGATTCAGTTTCCGACGGGTCAGGATTATATCATTTTGGCAAAGAAGCGGATTGACAAGCTGTCGAATCCAGCCTTTTGGACAACCTTAAGCGAGCAGGAAATCTTATTGTTCTCCAGCGCTATGGTTGATGCTTATATCCATAAAGCTTCTATTTATGCCCTCACTTATGTTGAACCGGAAATGCAGGAAAAGGCGGTTCCGAATTACCCTCCTAATCAGGAAGTTATTCAGTTGATCAAGAGTGATCCGAATATTGTCCGGAGAGCGGAACAACAGCTCGAGACTTCCGTACGTACCGCATTGGATCGGGATCTGAGCAAAGTGAGTCCAAATGAACCAATACCATTCGTAAGACAGGACGAAATTTCTTATAACCAGGGTACACAAGATTTCGACACATGGACTTCTGGAAACTACACTGCAAGTAACACAGATGATTCACTAACAACTTCACCATCCTCGGTGACTGAGGAGACAGGTGCAGATGAAAGAAAGGACCGTTCAGATGAAATGAAGGATATTTTAGGAGTACAGGGTCAAGCTGAAGAAAATGTTAGCAGTATACAGCAAAAAGACGATATGGAAGCCATATTTACAAGTCCTTAA
- a CDS encoding serine/threonine protein kinase, protein MHHPSKMERGMILGERYRIERKLGEGGMSCVYLAEDLKLPGKKWAVKESVTQPGMFQTVQAEAELLTTLSHARLPRIVDFFQPDEAGYTYMVMDYIHGMTLDKYLRGYKGHLTADFIHQLAHQLLEVLGYLHSHQPPVVFRDLKPSNIMLTEEMEVRLIDFGIARSYKQERNEDTVKLGTVGFAAPEQYGGGQSDARSDLYGLGALLLFLTTGGKYSEWFTGVEQHIRRDISKGMLPVMRKLLQHQPEFRYQSAEEVAQALSTAGNDQRSTSKARAAGTLVTAVLGTSPGVGTTHSCITIGHFLARRYSKVALVEMGTGRAAFTRIQEIAEGAPTGSVRKFSINGIDYWRQTSRGDVISVLAGDYDAVVLDLGTYRDSERLEEFLRADVPIIIGSAAEWRQHDVLTLARMLARHDQPNRVYALPLASSSAVQQLRKSLGGSKVVAIPLHRDPFEMSLEAEKAMEIIYEGFLLHKERKKRFRFAWG, encoded by the coding sequence ATGCACCATCCTTCAAAAATGGAGCGTGGAATGATACTTGGGGAGCGTTACCGGATCGAACGGAAGCTCGGTGAGGGTGGAATGAGCTGTGTTTACTTGGCAGAAGACTTGAAGCTGCCTGGGAAGAAATGGGCGGTTAAAGAAAGCGTGACCCAGCCGGGCATGTTTCAGACGGTGCAGGCAGAAGCCGAACTGCTGACCACGTTAAGCCATGCCCGTCTGCCGCGGATCGTGGATTTTTTCCAGCCCGATGAGGCTGGTTATACCTATATGGTTATGGATTATATTCATGGAATGACTCTCGATAAATATTTGCGAGGCTATAAAGGACATCTGACCGCTGATTTCATCCATCAGCTTGCTCACCAGCTGCTTGAAGTGCTTGGCTATCTTCATTCCCATCAGCCTCCCGTCGTTTTCAGGGACCTTAAGCCATCCAATATTATGCTGACGGAGGAAATGGAGGTTAGGCTCATTGACTTTGGTATTGCCCGTAGCTACAAGCAGGAACGGAATGAGGATACGGTTAAGCTCGGTACGGTCGGGTTTGCGGCACCAGAACAGTACGGTGGTGGTCAAAGTGATGCAAGATCGGATCTGTACGGACTGGGTGCGCTCCTTCTATTTCTTACAACGGGAGGCAAATACAGTGAATGGTTTACAGGTGTAGAGCAGCATATTCGAAGAGATATTTCCAAGGGGATGCTCCCCGTCATGCGTAAGCTTCTTCAGCATCAGCCGGAATTTCGATACCAGTCAGCTGAAGAGGTGGCTCAGGCACTTAGTACTGCAGGAAATGATCAACGATCAACGTCTAAAGCAAGAGCGGCGGGTACACTGGTGACTGCTGTACTAGGAACCTCACCAGGGGTAGGTACGACACATAGCTGTATAACTATCGGACATTTTTTAGCTCGAAGGTACAGCAAAGTGGCACTTGTTGAAATGGGGACGGGCCGAGCAGCCTTTACACGTATACAGGAAATAGCTGAAGGCGCGCCTACAGGGTCTGTCCGCAAGTTTTCAATTAATGGTATTGACTACTGGCGCCAAACATCAAGGGGAGATGTCATCTCTGTGCTAGCAGGCGATTATGATGCGGTAGTGCTAGATCTGGGAACGTATCGTGATAGTGAACGGCTCGAAGAATTTCTTCGGGCGGATGTTCCGATCATTATTGGTTCAGCTGCCGAGTGGCGTCAGCACGATGTACTAACTTTGGCTCGAATGCTGGCACGTCATGATCAGCCAAACCGGGTTTACGCTTTGCCGCTTGCTTCTTCTAGTGCCGTGCAGCAGCTTCGCAAATCACTTGGTGGCAGTAAAGTTGTAGCCATTCCGCTTCATAGAGATCCATTTGAGATGTCCTTGGAGGCAGAAAAGGCTATGGAAATCATTTATGAAGGATTCTTACTGCATAAAGAGCGCAAAAAAAGATTCCGTTTTGCATGGGGGTAA
- a CDS encoding SAM-dependent methyltransferase — protein sequence MDEQNAVNEQVNEQHSAKLICTANHGFAPYAQEELRRLFGSLKSTMLIPGEVFIVTLATTLQEATERILEKAPIFLRHIFPVVMEIPGADKDQAFEQAVSYLLKREYLEGSRVSVQVRKAEGSSWTENPGALRDQLQERLAPLEMEFTVQDPEWVISLFAAKDTWYLGVSQPDRNLSDWNGGAIRFQREEGQISRAKFKLLEAEKQFGIPFDSFRNALDIGAAPGGWSSFLLERGLQVTAVDPAKMHESLIHHPNLRIVNKNASEVKFKESQFDLLVCDMSWSPKQMARLVTDLLYSLAPGGTAVVTVKLLTKKPMALVHDIIDIFEQSRMQIQGAKQLFHNRDEITLYMIKY from the coding sequence TTGGATGAACAAAACGCAGTAAATGAGCAAGTGAATGAACAGCACTCAGCAAAGTTAATATGTACCGCCAATCATGGTTTCGCGCCTTATGCGCAGGAAGAACTTCGCCGCCTGTTTGGCAGCTTGAAGAGCACGATGCTTATTCCGGGGGAAGTCTTCATAGTTACGCTGGCAACGACGTTACAAGAGGCTACAGAACGCATTTTGGAGAAGGCCCCTATCTTTTTGCGGCATATATTCCCGGTTGTTATGGAAATCCCGGGAGCTGACAAAGATCAAGCTTTCGAGCAGGCTGTATCTTATTTACTGAAGAGAGAGTACCTTGAAGGAAGTCGTGTATCTGTGCAGGTTAGAAAAGCGGAGGGCAGCAGCTGGACTGAAAACCCTGGCGCATTGCGTGATCAGCTGCAGGAAAGATTAGCTCCTTTGGAGATGGAATTCACGGTACAGGATCCGGAATGGGTGATTTCTCTATTTGCGGCAAAAGACACCTGGTATCTAGGTGTATCACAACCTGACCGTAATTTATCCGACTGGAATGGTGGTGCTATACGATTTCAGCGTGAGGAAGGTCAAATTTCACGTGCCAAGTTTAAACTGTTGGAAGCCGAGAAACAGTTCGGCATTCCTTTCGATTCCTTCCGTAATGCGTTGGACATTGGTGCAGCTCCTGGTGGCTGGAGCAGTTTTTTGCTGGAAAGAGGACTTCAGGTTACAGCAGTGGATCCGGCGAAAATGCATGAATCCTTGATTCATCATCCAAACCTGAGAATTGTTAATAAGAATGCCTCCGAGGTTAAATTCAAGGAATCTCAGTTTGATCTGCTCGTCTGTGATATGAGTTGGAGCCCGAAACAGATGGCCAGATTGGTAACGGATTTGCTCTACAGTCTAGCTCCGGGTGGCACAGCAGTGGTTACGGTTAAGCTTCTGACTAAAAAACCGATGGCTCTTGTTCATGATATCATAGATATTTTTGAACAATCCCGGATGCAGATTCAGGGAGCAAAACAGCTGTTTCATAACCGGGATGAAATAACTCTATATATGATTAAGTACTAA
- a CDS encoding ABC transporter ATP-binding protein: MISLQNIFLRRGDEQILKDVSLEMGSGENWVILGRNGSGKTTLLEMMTGYLFPSSGRVEVLGNVYGRSDVREVRKEIGYISQSLMEKLSLSDPVWEVVATGAFAFLRFYQTIPQDVKEKALKMLEEMNFSHLAEHPLGTLSQGERKKVMLARSLMANPKLLILDEPCAGLDLYEREKMLLEIDRLRQRDVAVVYVTHHIEEIVPLFTHVALIKDGQLAGSGRKEEVLNKELIKRTYDIDVDLEWDGGRPWIKVISGG, translated from the coding sequence ATGATTTCACTTCAAAATATTTTCCTCCGAAGAGGAGATGAGCAGATCCTGAAAGATGTGTCCCTTGAAATGGGTTCGGGGGAGAACTGGGTCATACTCGGACGGAATGGTTCCGGTAAAACGACACTGCTCGAGATGATGACAGGTTATCTGTTTCCGAGCAGTGGTCGTGTGGAAGTTTTGGGCAATGTCTATGGACGCAGTGATGTCCGGGAAGTACGGAAAGAAATTGGTTATATTAGTCAATCCCTCATGGAGAAGCTGTCACTCAGTGACCCGGTATGGGAAGTCGTTGCTACTGGCGCCTTCGCTTTTTTACGTTTTTACCAGACCATTCCTCAGGATGTAAAGGAAAAAGCGCTGAAGATGCTCGAGGAAATGAATTTCAGTCATTTGGCGGAGCATCCGCTTGGCACTTTGTCTCAGGGAGAGCGCAAGAAGGTCATGCTGGCCCGATCTTTGATGGCCAATCCGAAGCTACTCATTTTGGATGAGCCTTGTGCAGGACTAGATTTGTATGAACGTGAAAAAATGCTGCTGGAGATAGACCGTTTAAGACAAAGGGATGTAGCAGTTGTCTATGTAACTCATCATATTGAGGAAATCGTACCACTTTTTACTCATGTTGCATTGATTAAAGACGGCCAATTGGCTGGATCAGGACGTAAAGAAGAAGTATTAAACAAAGAGCTTATAAAACGGACTTATGATATTGATGTCGATCTGGAATGGGACGGAGGACGTCCTTGGATCAAAGTAATTTCTGGAGGGTAA
- a CDS encoding thioredoxin family protein: MISLSERELIERLAWQERLVHRDKKTSPVIVFLYTPLCGTCGAARKMLDVTEQLLPEGTLLEADVNFLPVVVQQYQIRSVPALLAISGTPDKPPQVLYRMGSVQDILNFVRGVML, encoded by the coding sequence ATGATTTCTTTATCGGAGCGTGAATTGATCGAGCGTCTTGCATGGCAGGAACGTTTGGTTCACCGGGATAAGAAAACTTCCCCGGTTATCGTATTTCTGTATACTCCGTTATGCGGCACTTGCGGGGCGGCCCGCAAAATGCTGGACGTCACGGAACAGCTTCTGCCGGAAGGAACTCTATTGGAAGCGGATGTCAATTTTTTGCCAGTAGTGGTGCAGCAGTATCAAATACGAAGTGTTCCTGCTCTACTTGCCATTTCAGGAACGCCTGACAAGCCTCCTCAAGTGCTTTACCGTATGGGGTCTGTGCAGGATATTTTAAACTTTGTTAGGGGTGTGATGTTATGA
- a CDS encoding cyclic-phosphate processing receiver domain-containing protein produces MIHLYLDDWRACPKGFALARNGEECLMMLRECEVDILSLDFELGPDQMSGGDVVAAMVVEKLYPRQIYLHTSSPWGRRKMYEMLYENMPASVTVHNGPMPDEVIRKVAGSSS; encoded by the coding sequence ATGATTCATCTGTATCTGGATGATTGGCGCGCTTGCCCGAAGGGATTTGCCCTTGCGCGTAATGGAGAAGAGTGTCTTATGATGTTGCGGGAATGCGAAGTGGACATTTTATCACTCGATTTTGAGCTTGGCCCGGATCAGATGAGTGGTGGAGATGTCGTTGCTGCTATGGTTGTTGAAAAGCTATATCCCCGTCAAATTTATTTGCACACGTCCAGTCCATGGGGAAGAAGAAAAATGTATGAGATGCTTTACGAAAATATGCCTGCCAGCGTTACTGTGCATAACGGCCCTATGCCTGATGAAGTCATACGGAAAGTGGCCGGGTCCTCCTCATGA
- a CDS encoding deoxyribonuclease IV: MKCNIRIGSHVSTRGGFLGAARHIDQLGGKAFQYFPKNPRSLHIKTPDFKDALACAEYCREHDLASVAHTPYPSNMAVGLSRGEEHYRLTVESLMNDLIIAEGCGSLGIVVHFGHLKGENVLQGYQHIIRCMNDVLSKWTGRAKLLIENQAGDHGDMGMTLEESVKVRELADEPHKIGFCMDTCHLFAAGQWDIKGTESLLHKGTELGYWDQLVAVHLNDSKYGAGSRKDRHARVGRGMIGTEALQALVRSPELAGKAFILESEQGEDGTHREDIAEVLSWA, from the coding sequence ATGAAATGTAACATCCGCATTGGAAGTCATGTTAGCACGCGCGGAGGTTTCTTGGGAGCAGCCCGTCATATTGATCAGCTTGGAGGTAAGGCATTTCAATATTTCCCGAAAAATCCTCGTAGTCTGCACATAAAAACACCTGATTTCAAAGACGCCCTGGCCTGTGCAGAATACTGTAGGGAGCACGATCTTGCGTCTGTTGCACACACTCCGTATCCAAGCAATATGGCTGTCGGTCTAAGCAGAGGAGAGGAGCACTATCGTCTCACGGTTGAATCTCTTATGAACGATTTAATTATTGCTGAAGGTTGCGGATCGCTGGGAATCGTTGTTCATTTTGGACATTTGAAAGGCGAAAATGTTCTTCAAGGATATCAGCATATTATCCGGTGTATGAATGATGTCCTATCCAAGTGGACGGGCAGGGCCAAGCTGCTGATCGAGAATCAGGCTGGCGATCACGGAGACATGGGTATGACACTAGAAGAATCGGTAAAGGTCAGAGAATTGGCTGATGAACCTCACAAAATCGGTTTTTGTATGGATACCTGTCATCTGTTTGCAGCCGGACAGTGGGACATCAAAGGCACAGAGAGTTTGCTTCATAAAGGCACGGAACTGGGATACTGGGATCAACTGGTCGCCGTGCATTTAAACGATTCTAAATACGGAGCAGGGTCGAGAAAAGATCGGCATGCGCGCGTCGGACGCGGTATGATAGGTACAGAAGCACTTCAGGCACTGGTACGATCACCGGAGCTGGCCGGCAAAGCGTTTATTTTGGAAAGTGAACAGGGAGAGGATGGGACGCATCGCGAGGATATAGCGGAGGTGCTGTCCTGGGCTTGA
- the mutM gene encoding DNA-formamidopyrimidine glycosylase: MPELPEMENYRKMLSASILNIPISNVIVNRDKSINVPPAEFSASLMGSKVIFVERRGKYLIFHLNNGRRLLLHLMLGGLLYMTRGDEERPSRTTQIEISFGDKVLYFIGLRLGYLHQLSAKETEEALSQLGPELLDRRMTKERFVSLMKKRRGALKSLLVNQQASAGIGNCYADEIAFHAKIHPASKVQNLTNETLEQLYESIHHVLKEATEGGGYMEMPFTEDDDLTGHYADQCKIYDHEGEPCVRCGTSIVKTEITGRKVFLCPNCQHEM; the protein is encoded by the coding sequence ATGCCGGAACTTCCGGAGATGGAAAATTACAGGAAAATGCTATCAGCTAGTATCCTGAACATTCCGATTAGCAATGTGATTGTAAACCGGGATAAATCAATCAATGTACCTCCAGCGGAATTTTCAGCCAGCCTAATGGGTTCCAAAGTGATTTTCGTGGAGAGAAGAGGAAAATACCTCATTTTTCATCTGAACAATGGACGTCGTTTGCTTCTGCATCTTATGCTTGGTGGACTGTTGTATATGACCCGTGGCGATGAAGAACGCCCTTCCCGGACAACTCAGATCGAAATATCTTTTGGTGATAAGGTGTTGTATTTTATCGGACTTCGTCTAGGGTATCTTCATCAGCTGTCAGCAAAAGAAACAGAGGAAGCGTTAAGTCAGCTTGGGCCGGAACTTCTTGATCGAAGAATGACAAAGGAACGCTTTGTCAGTCTCATGAAGAAACGCCGCGGCGCCCTCAAAAGTCTGCTTGTTAACCAGCAAGCGTCAGCGGGGATCGGCAACTGCTATGCAGACGAAATCGCTTTTCACGCGAAAATTCATCCAGCTTCCAAGGTTCAAAATCTGACCAATGAAACTCTGGAACAGCTTTATGAGAGTATACATCATGTCCTGAAAGAAGCAACTGAAGGCGGAGGGTATATGGAAATGCCCTTTACCGAAGATGATGATTTGACTGGACATTACGCTGATCAGTGCAAGATATATGACCATGAGGGTGAGCCTTGTGTTCGCTGCGGTACATCGATTGTCAAAACAGAGATAACTGGACGCAAGGTGTTCTTATGTCCAAATTGTCAGCATGAAATGTAA
- a CDS encoding TIGR01457 family HAD-type hydrolase codes for MEQVKGLLLDLDGTLYHGKNMIDGADVLIQQLREKKVPYLFVTNNSSRTPEQVAEHLIGMGIPASPEEVCTSSLAAANYIAHESPGAKVAILGEEGLERALTDAGLSITDEQPQYVVQGIDRSFNYVSLAKAVQWIHEGAASVLTNPDLLLPSDTGLTPGAGSLGAAIEAASGVKPVVIGKPSSILMKYATDRLGLSPSETAMVGDNLRTDIAAGANAGCRTVLVMTGITTNDNMEAHITAAGVRPDYICQDLYEAAKLLCN; via the coding sequence GTGGAACAAGTGAAAGGATTGCTGCTAGACCTCGACGGAACGTTATATCATGGAAAGAACATGATTGATGGTGCGGATGTCCTAATACAGCAGCTTCGTGAAAAAAAGGTGCCTTACCTATTTGTAACAAACAATTCTTCCCGGACCCCGGAACAAGTAGCTGAACATCTCATCGGGATGGGAATCCCAGCATCTCCAGAGGAAGTCTGTACTTCATCCTTGGCTGCTGCGAATTATATTGCTCATGAATCACCTGGCGCAAAAGTGGCGATTCTGGGAGAAGAGGGACTAGAGCGAGCGCTCACAGATGCTGGCTTAAGCATAACGGATGAACAGCCTCAATATGTAGTTCAAGGGATCGATCGTTCATTCAACTACGTCTCATTAGCTAAAGCCGTTCAATGGATTCATGAAGGTGCCGCCTCCGTGCTTACGAATCCGGATTTACTACTGCCATCAGATACAGGATTAACACCAGGTGCAGGTTCTCTGGGTGCTGCTATTGAAGCTGCTTCCGGGGTGAAGCCTGTTGTAATTGGAAAGCCTTCATCGATTCTGATGAAATATGCGACAGATCGGCTGGGGCTTTCTCCGTCCGAAACCGCCATGGTCGGTGATAATCTGAGAACAGATATAGCTGCCGGTGCAAATGCCGGATGCAGAACGGTACTAGTAATGACAGGTATCACGACCAATGATAATATGGAAGCCCACATAACTGCTGCCGGTGTCCGTCCCGACTATATATGCCAAGACCTATACGAAGCAGCGAAGCTGCTATGCAATTGA